One Watersipora subatra chromosome 4, tzWatSuba1.1, whole genome shotgun sequence genomic window carries:
- the LOC137394586 gene encoding noggin-2-like, translated as MVLSNFWRLFFIAGASILQLTCADNSQQSERHPKRHNRQNTRTSRPDWTAFHQKMPLRPSPVMIPLDIQESPNKDLDPDLESLDEYELLTLLGSDYDRQFMSLRKPLDMILNPNGTLHYQFKKDQTPSESKMPSEIAALSAREIALSSDGPPLKVKFKKRTKSKIQKFLWAYSYCPVRYKWKTLSIRFWPQWIKTGACDNQRSCSIPAGMTCQPTKMKNIRILRYYCPIPGSKQSCQWIKFDYPILEQCSCMCDNSQQPGPYS; from the coding sequence ATGGTTCTTTCTAACTTCTGGAGACTCTTCTTCATAGCTGGTGCTTCCATTCTTCAACTCACTTGTGCAGACAACTCTCAACAAAGCGAGAGACATCCAAAACGACACAATCGACAGAACACACGAACCTCCCGGCCGGACTGGACAGCATTTCACCAAAAAATGCCTCTCCGGCCGTCTCCGGTCATGATACCGTTAGACATTCAAGAGAGTCCAAACAAGGACCTAGACCCAGACCTAGAAAGCCTAGATGAGTACGAACTATTGACTCTGCTTGGCTCAGACTATGATAGACAGTTTATGTCCTTGCGGAAGCCATTGGACATGATTCTTAACCCCAATGGAACCTTACATTACCAATTCAAGAAAGATCAGACTCCATCAGAAAGTAAAATGCCATCAGAAATAGCTGCCCTATCAGCCAGAGAGATAGCTCTATCGAGCGATGGACCTCCGTTAAAGGTCAAGTTCAAAAAAAGGACTAAATCAAAAATCCAAAAGTTCCTTTGGGCCTATAGCTACTGTCCAGTGCGGTACAAATGGAAGACCCTTTCCATAAGGTTTTGGCCACAATGGATTAAGACCGGCGCGTGTGACAATCAAAGATCGTGCAGCATACCTGCTGGCATGACCTGTCAGCccacaaaaatgaaaaacattcGAATACTTCGATATTATTGCCCAATCCCGGGATCCAAGCAGAGTTGCCAATGGATAAAATTTGACTATCCTATATTAGAACAATGCAGCTGCATGTGTGACAATTCGCAGCAACCCGGCCCCTACTCGTAG